In Paenibacillus larvae subsp. larvae, the following proteins share a genomic window:
- a CDS encoding helix-turn-helix domain-containing protein, which translates to MSELGQFLRNARLEKKLSLEELQEMTKIRVRYLEAIEEGDYKVLPGSFYVRAFIKSYAEAMGLDPNEVLDMYQKVNPVPEEPEHAPEPLRPRSRSGGGPRSSDQTSKWASTVMVVCFVALIVGIVYFFAYQGSSGSTGGNTPEASPNRLTEKQSESPSPSSSPEASATPQPTPTPTPTPEASLKQTETTKSLDTYTVSGTNKLEIELKAKDKVWYQIDQLLDTKGTKKKLIKTETLGQGLSASYTVEGGVFINVGKQNSIEVTVNGQKIDLGNASNPKKVKFLLESDSGLSTDSTGTDSSSNSDTTNSSANKTNSSGSKNSSSNSNSTSGTKSGR; encoded by the coding sequence ATGTCTGAACTGGGCCAATTTCTTCGCAATGCCAGATTGGAAAAGAAGCTTTCCCTGGAAGAACTTCAGGAGATGACGAAAATTCGTGTGCGCTATCTGGAAGCGATCGAAGAAGGAGATTACAAAGTACTGCCCGGCAGTTTCTATGTAAGAGCGTTTATAAAAAGTTATGCTGAAGCCATGGGCCTTGATCCTAATGAAGTATTAGATATGTATCAAAAGGTGAATCCCGTTCCCGAGGAACCGGAACACGCACCTGAACCGCTCCGGCCAAGAAGCCGATCTGGAGGTGGGCCGAGATCTTCAGACCAGACCAGCAAATGGGCTTCCACTGTCATGGTGGTTTGCTTCGTAGCTCTTATCGTGGGAATCGTGTACTTTTTTGCTTACCAGGGAAGCAGCGGCTCAACAGGCGGAAATACGCCGGAAGCATCTCCAAACCGCTTAACGGAGAAGCAATCCGAATCCCCTAGCCCAAGCTCAAGTCCGGAAGCCTCTGCCACGCCTCAGCCAACACCAACCCCTACACCTACACCGGAGGCATCTTTAAAACAGACGGAAACGACAAAAAGCTTGGATACGTACACAGTTTCTGGAACGAACAAACTGGAGATCGAACTGAAAGCTAAGGATAAAGTTTGGTATCAGATAGATCAACTTCTTGATACAAAAGGGACCAAGAAGAAACTGATCAAAACTGAAACCTTAGGTCAGGGGCTTTCGGCTTCATATACAGTAGAAGGAGGGGTTTTCATCAATGTAGGGAAGCAAAACTCCATTGAAGTAACCGTGAACGGGCAAAAAATCGATCTGGGTAATGCCAGCAATCCCAAAAAAGTGAAATTTCTGCTTGAATCGGATAGCGGCTTATCCACAGATTCAACCGGAACGGATAGTAGCTCGAACTCGGATACAACCAATAGCTCTGCAAACAAAACCAATTCATCGGGTTCTAAAAACAGTTCTTCGAACTCAAATTCTACCAGCGGAACCAAATCTGGCCGCTAA
- the rimO gene encoding 30S ribosomal protein S12 methylthiotransferase RimO, which produces MSEKVKVVTLGCEKNLVDSEIMGGLINERGFSLVDQAEEATVIIVNTCGFIDAAKEESINTILDMAELKQTAHLKALIVSGCLTQRYKEELMKELPEIDGIVGTGDFHKINDIIDQALNGKKPILVGNPVFNYEAALPRRITTPRYTAYVKIAEGCDNNCTFCSIPIMRGKFRSRSMESILAEVRQLSEQGVKEISLIAQDSTNYGIDLYDSYVLPELLNKVSAIEGIEWVRLHYAYPGFFTDELIETIATNPKICKYIDLPLQHSEDSVLKRMRRPGRQKDARELIRKIRSRIPDAALRTSIIVGFPGETEEDFQSLVDFVKEINFDRLGVFTYSREQDTPASRLPDQIPDDVKEYRANVLMEVQRQISHERNGKRIGMEIPVLIERYDGRNDVFIGRSQFDAPEIDGEVFVSAKRLEIGRIARVRITHSFEFDLSGEVVS; this is translated from the coding sequence ATGTCAGAGAAAGTGAAAGTCGTCACCCTTGGCTGTGAAAAGAACCTGGTCGACTCCGAAATTATGGGTGGTCTCATTAACGAGCGGGGTTTTTCGCTTGTAGATCAAGCGGAAGAGGCTACTGTGATTATCGTGAATACGTGCGGGTTTATTGATGCAGCTAAAGAAGAATCCATCAATACGATTCTGGATATGGCGGAATTGAAACAAACCGCACATCTCAAGGCTCTGATCGTATCGGGCTGCTTGACTCAAAGATATAAAGAAGAGTTAATGAAAGAACTTCCTGAGATTGACGGAATTGTAGGCACAGGAGATTTCCATAAAATCAATGATATCATTGACCAGGCGCTGAATGGAAAAAAACCGATTCTGGTTGGAAATCCTGTATTTAATTACGAGGCAGCGCTGCCAAGACGGATCACCACCCCTAGATATACCGCTTATGTCAAGATTGCGGAGGGGTGTGATAACAACTGTACATTCTGCAGCATTCCAATTATGCGGGGGAAGTTCCGCAGCAGATCCATGGAATCGATCCTGGCAGAAGTTCGTCAGCTTTCCGAACAGGGGGTAAAAGAGATCAGCCTCATTGCCCAGGACTCAACCAATTACGGAATCGATCTTTATGACTCTTATGTGCTTCCTGAACTTCTGAATAAGGTTAGCGCGATTGAGGGAATTGAATGGGTAAGGCTTCATTATGCCTATCCAGGTTTTTTTACAGATGAATTGATTGAAACAATCGCAACCAACCCAAAGATCTGTAAATATATCGATCTTCCGCTTCAGCATAGTGAAGATTCGGTGCTCAAGAGGATGAGAAGACCCGGAAGACAAAAAGATGCAAGGGAATTGATCCGAAAAATTCGCTCCCGCATTCCGGATGCCGCCCTGCGTACTTCCATTATCGTCGGATTTCCCGGTGAAACAGAGGAAGATTTCCAGAGTCTGGTTGATTTTGTGAAAGAAATAAACTTTGACCGTTTAGGTGTGTTTACTTATTCTAGGGAGCAGGATACCCCAGCTTCCAGATTGCCTGATCAAATACCTGATGATGTTAAGGAATATCGAGCTAATGTGCTGATGGAAGTCCAGCGTCAAATTTCCCATGAGCGCAACGGAAAGAGAATCGGTATGGAAATTCCTGTACTGATTGAACGATATGACGGCCGTAATGATGTCTTCATCGGACGCTCCCAGTTTGATGCTCCGGAGATTGACGGAGAAGTATTCGTTTCCGCCAAACGTCTGGAGATTGGAAGGATTGCCCGTGTCCGGATCACTCACTCATTTGAGTTTGATCTTTCCGGGGAGGTTGTTTCATGA